A window of the Hyphomicrobiales bacterium genome harbors these coding sequences:
- a CDS encoding DUF2958 domain-containing protein encodes MEVAPALTTLITRQKAGCTSKPTASPRRERGSDTLPVVRMFTPDAHATWLIAALDRTDGDTAYGLIDLGSGCLPWRR; translated from the coding sequence AAGTGGCGCCGGCCTTGACCACGCTTATCACCAGGCAGAAGGCCGGGTGCACGTCAAAGCCCACGGCCTCACCGCGACGCGAGCGCGGGTCTGACACGCTGCCCGTGGTGCGCATGTTCACACCGGACGCACATGCGACCTGGCTTATTGCTGCGCTCGACCGGACCGATGGCGATACGGCCTACGGCCTGATCGACCTCGGATCGGGATGCCTGCCCTGGCGACGGTAA